A window of Candidatus Cloacimonadota bacterium genomic DNA:
ACCCCAAAAGTAGGTACTGCTTGTAGCCACATCTGTAACAACCTGGAGCTTGCCACCCCAAAGGTAGGTACTGCTTGTAGCCACATCTGTAACAACCTGGAGCTTGCCACCCCAGCCCTCGCATTGTGCAGTCCCGTATGGGCTGCCAAGCTCCTGCTTGGCAGAGGCAGCAAAGCTGCCTTCAGAAGCGAGCTGCGCTCGCTGTGGCAAACAGAGCTTGCCACCCCAAGGGATATATGGCAACTGAGAAAAAAGGCTCCTCAAAAAGGAGCCTTTTCGATATTAGTAAGGTAAGGGTTTATTTCATAAGAATCATTTTCTTTGTACTGGTGTATTTACCGGATTTCATTTTGTAGAAATAGATTCCGCTAGCAACATTGCGATTGTTGTCGTCCTTACCATTCCAAGTAACACTATGCATTCCGGGAGCAAGATCTGAGTTTATCAATGTCTTTACTCTTTGTCCTAGAATATTGTATATGTCCACACTAACGAATTCTCTATTCTTAATTGAGAAGCTTATTGTGGTATTTGGGTTAAAGGGATTGGGATAATTACCTTTCAGTTCCGTAACTATCGGGTTAACATTGTTTTCATTCGCAGATGGGTTGGATTCTCCGGTTACTGGAATGATAATTTGGCTGTTTAAGGGATCATCAGAAACTATTACCAGATTAGTATTAAATGTGCCATGGCTAAGGGGTAGAAAGGCAATTTCAAAGGTTTTGGAATCATCTGGGTTAAGCGCAAATTCAGTATCAGCTAGAATGTTCAGATCTTCAGTAATAAGACTGAATGGTGTCGAGATCTGAATAGTACCAAGCATTACTGCATTTCCATTATTAGTAATTGTAACCGGAAGAATGCTTTCTTCGCCTACTTCGGTGTTGCCAAAATCTAATTCTGTAACATCAACAATAGCCAAGGGGCTGCCGGTATCAGTGCTTTCGGCAGGGAATAGTATCTCATCTATCCAAACGCAATCACTGCCAGAAGATACAGAGCCATCTTTAACGTATTCCCAACGATAGGTATTGGTGCCAGCCATTACAATATAGCTAACCTGTTGCCATTCTTCAGAAATGCCACTCCATTGATTTTTGAGCATACCATTAATGTAGAAATTTAGGTAATCTCCGTTTTGTTCGGAAGAAACTTTTTTCCAGAAGGAGACAAAACCATCTATTGGGTTGTTAAGAGTGATGCTTATAGAAGTACTTTGATTGTGGTTTATCTGTGCGCTACGGGCAGCCATACTGTTATTGTATCCACCACTGGCAATACTCCAATCTCCGTTATTAAATGTCCAGGGGAAATTAGTGAGTCCGGCCTCAAAGTTCTCCAACAAGATGCCGGCGACAATACTGTAAGAATTTGTAAGTATTGTATTCGCATAGGAAGCCATAACGTCAAAACGGATAGTGCTTCCAGGCTCAATTTGCGATGAGAGGTGAATCATGAAAAGTGCGTTACCTTCTTCGCCAATCTCTAAAGCTGAGACTGTTTCCGTAATTGGACTAATCATGTTTTCGCCTCCAAACACGGAAAGAGAAGCAAAGATCTCCGGACTGGGGGCGTGTCCTTGATTGATAAACGGGATAGAGATCACAAAGCTTTCACCGGGATCCACTCTGCCATTATCATTTCCACTTGCATCATCAATCTGTATGGTACCCCATTCAATATCAGGGGCATTAATCGTTATGGAATGCTCATAGCTAAATATGGTACCATCGCTCAAGCTCGCTTCCACGTTAAAAGAAGCCAGATACTGATCCGGAACAGAATCACTGATCTTTACATCGATTCCCAATACAGTTGATGCAGTTGAATTGGGTTCTATAACAGTAATAATCTCTGGATTCCCAACAACACTAAGATGGGGATCGGTAGTATTGATAAAGAGGCTAAGATCCTCAGCCGGATCGGAGCCCAAATTCTCTATCTCAACATGAACAGTTACAATTTCGTTGAAAGATGCTAAGTTGTCGTTTCCATCTTCAATGCTTACATCGTTAATTACAATATAAGCACCAGCTGCAGGCAATACTTCAATTGTGCCAATATATGCAGTTTTGTTGAAAGCAGTAATAGTAAGGGACAAATCCATAGGTTGATCTGGCATAATATCCAGATTCAGAATTGCCGTGCCACTACCATCAGCAACGGTTTTGGCATAAATAGCATTATCCGGTCCACTGAGAGTAACTCGAGAGTTTGGTTCTGTAGTAACAATTAGGTTATCCATTCCGATTAATAAAACAGGATTGTATTCAGCTAAGGTTTCTGTGGGATTTTTGGTTCTGACCATGAG
This region includes:
- a CDS encoding C25 family cysteine peptidase, whose protein sequence is MRRFIMLLILLLSISLYLNAETVDIADYANGIKLIQSSSNEMILEMTLGSFTREAVSINNQTWYNISTPKSGLTLEEGFPQVPILAGSLIIPANAHMEQEVLESEYHDIEMRIAPSKGSLSRNVNPETVPYSFNDFYNGTDIYPTQNIELSEPFILRDYRGITIRFKPIEYHPYTATTRVYTRIRVRISQNGNSYTNALNSSKGSYSREFEGIYKNMFLNFGQAKYPALNEDGRILVINNSMFNETIQPWVDWKRQNGYDVTVVDVQEAGPTANQIKAYIQTQYNLNNGLMFLQIMGDSQQVPSLLYAGGGSDPSFALLAGNDSYPDIFVGRFSAQTVAEMQTQIQRSIEYERDMQSDATWIQKAIGIASNEGGGYQGDNGESDQQHMDLIRTDLLNYGYDSVDQLYAANGATASQVSSNLNIGRGFINYVGHGSDTSWVTTGFNVNNVNALTNNNMLPFIVSVACVNGNFVNRTCFAEAWMRATNNGTPTGAVAIYASSVNQDWNPPMRGQDEITDLLIAEAKTTIGGLFFNGSSKMIEVYGSQGSDEYKNWHIFGDASLMVRTKNPTETLAEYNPVLLIGMDNLIVTTEPNSRVTLSGPDNAIYAKTVADGSGTAILNLDIMPDQPMDLSLTITAFNKTAYIGTIEVLPAAGAYIVINDVSIEDGNDNLASFNEIVTVHVEIENLGSDPAEDLSLFINTTDPHLSVVGNPEIITVIEPNSTASTVLGIDVKISDSVPDQYLASFNVEASLSDGTIFSYEHSITINAPDIEWGTIQIDDASGNDNGRVDPGESFVISIPFINQGHAPSPEIFASLSVFGGENMISPITETVSALEIGEEGNALFMIHLSSQIEPGSTIRFDVMASYANTILTNSYSIVAGILLENFEAGLTNFPWTFNNGDWSIASGGYNNSMAARSAQINHNQSTSISITLNNPIDGFVSFWKKVSSEQNGDYLNFYINGMLKNQWSGISEEWQQVSYIVMAGTNTYRWEYVKDGSVSSGSDCVWIDEILFPAESTDTGSPLAIVDVTELDFGNTEVGEESILPVTITNNGNAVMLGTIQISTPFSLITEDLNILADTEFALNPDDSKTFEIAFLPLSHGTFNTNLVIVSDDPLNSQIIIPVTGESNPSANENNVNPIVTELKGNYPNPFNPNTTISFSIKNREFVSVDIYNILGQRVKTLINSDLAPGMHSVTWNGKDDNNRNVASGIYFYKMKSGKYTSTKKMILMK